One window of the Trifolium pratense cultivar HEN17-A07 linkage group LG2, ARS_RC_1.1, whole genome shotgun sequence genome contains the following:
- the LOC123910873 gene encoding cystinosin homolog yields MASWHSVPIHVAYEVLGWSAFFSWSISFYPQVILNYRRKSVVGLNIDYAVLDMVKEILYMIYSASLYYSPAVQKQYGNKYGQTQMNPVALNDIAFAAHAVLLSSFLVYQISIYDRGNQKLSKMAIGLTTIVFLTSTVCVCISLSHHHWLWLISIFNVIQVALTIIKYIPQAAMNFMRKSTEGWSIGLVLLDFFGGVTNFLQMIMQSVDQGSWKNFYGNIGKLLVAVVSILFDIIFICQHYCLYPPKDNMSKDQQLSENAMNEV; encoded by the exons ATGGCTTCTTGGCATTCGGTTCCAATTCACGTGGCTTATGAAGTTTTGGGTTGGTCTGCATTCTTTTCTTGGTCTATTAGTTTCTACCCACAAGTTATCTTGAACTATCGTAGGAAAAG TGTTGTGGGGTTGAACATTGATTATGCGGTGCTAGACATGGTGAAGGAAATTTTATACATGATATACAGTGCCTCTCTATACTACAGCCCCGCTGTTCAAAAGCAATATGGAAATAAATATGGTCAAACACAg aTGAATCCTGTGGCATTAAATGATATTGCATTCGCAGCCCATGCTGTACTGCTTTCTTCATTTCTTGTGTACCAGATTTCAATTTATGAt CGTGGAAATCAAAAACTCTCTAAGATGGCTATAGGACTCACAACTATTGTGTTCTTAACATCAACAGTTTGTGTCTGCATATCTTTGTCTCATCATCACTGGCTTTGGTTAATCTCCATCTTCAA TGTCATCCAAGTTGCTTTGACAATTATAAAGTACATTCCCCAG GCAGCAATGAACTTCATGAGAAAAAGTACTGAAGGATGGAGTATTGGATTGGTTTTGCTGGATTTTTTTGGAGGAGTAACAAACTTTTTGCAAATGATTATGCAATCGGTTGATCAAG GCTCTTGGAAGAACTTCTATGGGAATATAGGAAAACTTTTGGTAGCAGTG GTGTCTATATTATTTGACATAATTTTCATATGCCAACATTATTGCTTATATCCTCCCAAAGATAACATGTCAAAAGATCAACAATTATCAGAGAATGCTATGAATGAAGTTTAA